A section of the Paracoccaceae bacterium genome encodes:
- the phnY gene encoding phosphonoacetaldehyde dehydrogenase codes for MNAIDQTVRHEAMRIGGEKVFTDDVVEVRYPYTDQVIGTVPAGTAEHAKKAFAIAKAYKPKLTRYERQQILFRAGELIRERREEIAHWLTLELGICKQHSLYETGRSYDVFTLAGQLAILDDGQIFSCDLTPHGKERRIYTMREPVGAISAITPFNHPLNMVAHKIAPAIATNNCVVCKPTELTPLTAITLADILYEAGLPPEMFQIVTGMPADIGDEMITNPDIDIITFTGGVPVGKMIAEKAGYKRTALELGGNDPLIILNDLSDADLEKAATIAVAGATGNSGQRCTAIKRILVQESVADRLVPLIVEKAKKIKFGDPQDPDTQLGCVVHAQAAEVFENRVLAAAKAGAKVLYHPERRGALLPPIVVDHVPHDSELVWEETFGPIIPIVRVPDDDAEVMRISNATDFGLSSGVCTNDLHRATAYIQGLDVGTVNIWEQPGYRIEMSPFGGIKDSGNGVKEGVLEAMKFFTNVKTYSMPWPG; via the coding sequence ATGAATGCGATTGATCAAACGGTACGCCATGAGGCGATGCGGATTGGCGGCGAGAAGGTCTTTACCGATGACGTCGTCGAGGTCCGCTATCCCTATACCGATCAGGTGATTGGCACGGTTCCGGCAGGCACGGCAGAGCATGCGAAGAAAGCCTTCGCAATTGCAAAGGCCTATAAACCGAAATTGACGCGCTATGAGCGTCAGCAGATTCTGTTTCGCGCAGGCGAATTAATTCGTGAACGTCGTGAAGAGATCGCGCATTGGCTGACGTTGGAACTTGGGATCTGCAAACAGCACTCGCTCTATGAAACCGGGCGCAGTTATGATGTGTTCACGCTGGCCGGACAATTGGCGATTTTGGATGATGGGCAGATTTTTTCATGCGATCTGACTCCGCACGGGAAAGAGCGTCGGATCTACACGATGCGCGAACCTGTTGGGGCAATCTCGGCGATTACTCCGTTCAATCACCCGTTGAATATGGTGGCGCATAAGATCGCTCCGGCGATTGCGACGAATAATTGCGTGGTGTGCAAGCCGACAGAATTGACGCCGCTGACCGCAATTACATTGGCCGATATTCTGTACGAGGCGGGATTGCCGCCCGAGATGTTCCAGATAGTCACCGGAATGCCCGCTGATATCGGGGATGAGATGATTACCAATCCTGATATCGACATTATCACCTTTACCGGCGGCGTGCCGGTCGGGAAAATGATTGCTGAGAAGGCCGGGTACAAACGCACCGCGTTGGAATTGGGCGGAAATGACCCGCTGATTATTCTGAATGACCTGAGCGATGCCGATCTGGAAAAGGCGGCGACGATTGCGGTGGCCGGGGCGACAGGGAATTCAGGGCAGCGTTGCACGGCGATCAAACGGATTCTGGTGCAGGAAAGTGTGGCGGACCGGCTGGTTCCGCTGATCGTTGAGAAGGCGAAGAAGATCAAATTCGGCGATCCGCAGGATCCCGACACGCAATTGGGGTGTGTGGTCCACGCGCAGGCAGCCGAGGTGTTTGAAAACCGGGTGCTTGCGGCGGCAAAGGCCGGGGCAAAAGTCCTGTATCACCCGGAACGGCGCGGCGCGCTGCTGCCGCCCATCGTGGTCGACCACGTGCCCCATGATAGTGAGCTGGTGTGGGAAGAAACCTTCGGCCCGATCATCCCGATTGTGCGGGTGCCTGATGACGATGCCGAGGTGATGCGGATCTCCAACGCAACAGATTTCGGCCTGTCTTCAGGGGTTTGCACCAACGACCTGCACCGCGCGACGGCCTATATTCAGGGTCTGGACGTGGGCACGGTCAACATCTGGGAACAGCCCGGTTACCGGATCGAGATGTCGCCCTTCGGCGGCATCAAAGACAGCGGCAACGGCGTGAAAGAAGGCGTGCTGGAGGCGATGAAGTTCTTCACGAATGTGAAGACCTACTCGATGCCCTGGCCGGGGTGA
- the phnA gene encoding phosphonoacetate hydrolase produces the protein MNDMTPADIVINERADAAPKTTAIAICLDGCEPAYLDAAIADGLMPTLKRMRETGTDRLAHSAIPSFTNPNNMSIATGRPPAVHGICGNFLYDPETDSEVMMNDPKWLRAPTVFKGFYDAGAKVAIVTAKDKLRALLAKDLAFQDGRAICFSSERSDTSTKAEHGIDNASKWLGLPVPEVYSAELSEFVFAAGVKLLREFRPDVMYLTTTDYVQHKYAPDDAQAKAFYEMFDRYLAELDADGAAIVVTADHGMKPKHDANGDPKVIYLQDVLDDWLGEAQARVILPITDPYVVHHGALGAFATAYLPAGSDAEDVVTRLRAMDEIIYADTRANACERFELPTDRIGDIIVISGENMTLGTSAHRHDLAALNEPLRSHGGLTEQEVPFIVNRVLPDLAAAPTLRNFDAFHIACQAAAMEVEG, from the coding sequence ATGAACGATATGACCCCTGCTGACATCGTGATAAATGAACGCGCCGATGCTGCGCCGAAAACCACCGCGATCGCGATTTGCCTGGACGGGTGTGAGCCCGCCTATCTGGATGCCGCCATCGCCGACGGGCTGATGCCGACGCTAAAGCGCATGCGCGAAACGGGGACTGACCGGCTGGCCCATTCCGCGATCCCAAGCTTTACCAATCCGAACAACATGTCGATTGCCACCGGACGCCCCCCGGCGGTGCACGGGATTTGCGGGAACTTTCTTTATGATCCGGAAACCGATTCCGAAGTGATGATGAACGACCCGAAATGGCTGCGTGCGCCGACCGTGTTCAAAGGCTTTTATGATGCCGGGGCAAAGGTGGCGATTGTCACGGCCAAGGACAAGCTTCGCGCATTGCTGGCCAAGGATCTGGCGTTCCAAGATGGCCGCGCAATTTGCTTTTCGTCGGAACGCAGCGACACCTCGACCAAGGCCGAACATGGCATCGACAATGCCAGCAAATGGCTGGGCCTGCCCGTGCCCGAGGTTTATTCCGCCGAATTGTCGGAATTCGTCTTTGCCGCCGGGGTGAAACTGCTGCGCGAATTTCGCCCTGACGTGATGTATCTGACGACAACGGATTACGTTCAGCATAAATACGCCCCCGATGATGCGCAGGCCAAAGCGTTCTATGAAATGTTCGACCGCTATCTGGCGGAACTGGATGCGGATGGTGCCGCCATTGTGGTGACGGCGGATCACGGAATGAAGCCCAAGCATGATGCGAATGGCGACCCCAAGGTGATCTATCTGCAGGACGTTCTGGACGATTGGCTGGGTGAGGCGCAGGCCCGCGTGATCCTGCCTATTACTGACCCCTATGTTGTCCATCACGGCGCGCTCGGGGCCTTCGCGACGGCCTATCTGCCCGCCGGATCCGACGCCGAAGACGTCGTGACGCGGTTGCGCGCCATGGATGAAATCATCTATGCCGATACGCGCGCCAATGCCTGCGAACGGTTCGAACTGCCCACAGATCGCATCGGCGATATCATTGTAATCTCGGGCGAAAACATGACCTTGGGCACGTCAGCGCACCGTCACGACCTGGCCGCATTGAATGAACCGCTGCGCAGTCACGGAGGCCTGACCGAGCAAGAGGTGCCGTTCATCGTCAACCGGGTGCTGCCAGATCTGGCGGCCGCCCCGACATTGCGGAATTTCGATGCATTCCATATTGCCTGTCAGGCGGCGGCGATGGAAGTAGAGGGCTGA
- a CDS encoding 2-aminoethylphosphonate--pyruvate transaminase, whose product MTQAKIEPPKLGEPYLLTPGPLTTSYGVKQAMLRDWGSWDADFRAMTAAMRSQLLAMIGPEADAFDCVPMQGSGTFAVESMLGSLLPKDSKTLVLVNGAYGQRIVKTVQYLGRAHVVIDKGDYMPPRGAEVSAALAADPAISHVVLVHCETSSGILNPVSEIAEAVKSAGRSILIDSMSAFGALELQAHEIPYDAIVSSANKCIEGVPGFGFIIARKTMLEAAAGNATSLSLDLHDQWVAMNKTGQWRFTPPTHVVAAFMEALTQHRAEGGVAGRGARYTQNRDVMVAGMRDLGFETLLNDRWLSPIIVTFFCPADPAFEFTRFYEAMKSRGFIIYPGKLTVVDSFRIGCIGQMDADVMRAVVDAARDSLTDMGVASAAPPAIALEERA is encoded by the coding sequence ATGACACAGGCAAAAATCGAACCGCCGAAGCTGGGCGAACCCTATCTTCTGACGCCCGGTCCGCTGACAACATCTTATGGCGTGAAACAGGCGATGCTGCGCGACTGGGGCAGTTGGGACGCAGATTTTCGCGCCATGACAGCGGCAATGCGGTCCCAGCTTCTGGCTATGATCGGCCCCGAGGCTGATGCCTTCGACTGTGTGCCGATGCAGGGCAGCGGGACATTTGCGGTCGAATCGATGCTCGGCTCTCTGTTGCCCAAGGACAGCAAGACGCTGGTGCTGGTGAACGGTGCTTACGGGCAGCGGATCGTCAAGACCGTGCAATACCTGGGCCGCGCGCATGTGGTCATCGACAAGGGCGATTATATGCCGCCGCGCGGGGCCGAGGTTTCTGCCGCGCTGGCCGCAGATCCCGCGATCAGCCATGTGGTGCTGGTGCATTGTGAGACGTCTTCAGGCATTCTGAACCCGGTGAGTGAAATCGCCGAGGCGGTCAAATCCGCCGGCCGCAGCATTCTGATCGACTCGATGAGCGCTTTTGGCGCGCTGGAACTTCAGGCGCATGAGATTCCTTATGACGCCATCGTCAGCTCGGCCAACAAATGCATCGAAGGGGTGCCCGGCTTCGGCTTTATCATCGCCCGCAAGACGATGTTGGAGGCGGCCGCAGGCAATGCGACATCCCTCAGCCTGGATCTGCATGATCAGTGGGTGGCCATGAACAAGACAGGCCAATGGCGCTTTACCCCGCCGACCCATGTGGTCGCCGCCTTCATGGAGGCGCTGACCCAGCACCGCGCCGAAGGCGGCGTTGCGGGACGCGGCGCCAGGTACACGCAGAACCGCGACGTGATGGTCGCGGGCATGCGTGACCTGGGGTTCGAGACGCTGTTGAATGACCGCTGGCTGTCGCCGATCATCGTGACATTCTTTTGTCCTGCCGATCCCGCATTCGAATTCACCCGCTTTTACGAGGCGATGAAATCCCGCGGCTTCATCATCTATCCCGGCAAACTGACCGTCGTGGACAGTTTCCGTATCGGCTGTATCGGCCAGATGGATGCGGATGTCATGCGCGCGGTCGTCGATGCCGCCCGTGACAGCCTGACCGACATGGGCGTGGCAAGCGCTGCCCCGCCTGCAATTGCACTGGAAGAACGCGCCTGA